A single genomic interval of Prunus dulcis chromosome 5, ALMONDv2, whole genome shotgun sequence harbors:
- the LOC117628763 gene encoding uncharacterized protein LOC117628763, with the protein MTDLSEHSHGHTNNNKGDGVAISENRLFHRKRPRSALGSTILVEVKHLDVPLTSPSTGSPVNSIRLHPDRPYTIGRSTNGCHFVFADRRVGKQHCQIIFDSLNRKLYIVDGALISGPQFRPEECCSVVKASLNGVFVNGIRVREDVAVELSDGDQVSLACSTENSCCNPIRIGFVVDEIVFEDQLVQDFSDSQGSVSVCASGCKRVFASRVDGSSFSPIARANFLSRECRRILLSDDPISYIRKCGTYSFSNGSITSNVIGSPGFDVDRLPVKGKKSFLCHKSDKDCNMESKMQSTSVMHHCKRVLVSGPNDLAHLRVHGDPLHPQDNEVPVPCDSSEIDVADRSPEASSFNFMSRDYPHRFDGVVKNKNWSSNVGSPPGKRFYLNRLAFMGQNSSSHHSVISLPELLYPVQSISQLFIATFTSDILWFLSSCEIPSHLPVTVACHNTERCWSSSPDKRTSSPYPKFPNLIIVHPPFPEAIAFGKDRERHGIACHHPKLLVLKRDDSIRVIITSANLVATQWNEVTNTIWWQDFPHRSAPDFSSLFTQFHNGETNQDTKTDFASQLAGFMASLLTDVPSQAQWIAELAKYDFGGATGHLIASVPGVHSYKTPYILESRHFGRADHGAPGSFGAKFLGSVEASVVGLSYLFHNAKDSNGAKLKKLASFLRKSCEKAKALSIVLTRNRNVPADANAVNILVPDSNNFYEGVDCVQLGFLPRNVAKWVSPLWDIGLFSFSGYVCPKEALAAALGGNNKKVQLILHVSQGPKFEDISKIMQSQHVIALSSLIAAIQRCTGLWRLQEILGQYKWPESLDSDFVYGASSIGSINAKFVAAFSAAAGKRSSEFESEESDPEWGCWSASQESKSPSIRILFPTIDRVKNACNGIFPSKRILCFSEKTWQRLRTLDILHDAIPYPYDRVGHPMHIKVARRRFHSRTDASSFGWVYCGSHNFSAAAWGRPINSPFGLNMNGLGNANSSLGQMLHICNYELGIIFTFPQTETDGSAQKKSTNLDDIVLPYVVPAPKYGPGDRPATRKAMREALAELTEQERERLIEAATTEEIMEENPEPDEDEVVEATDYVAEEKEEEKAYAEKLWSQVDSSQSC; encoded by the exons ATGACAGATTTATCAGAGCACAGTCATGGCCATACCAATAATAACAAGGGAGACGGAGTTGCAATTTCAGAAAATCGTCTCTTTCACCGCAAAAGGCCGAGAAGCGCTTTAGGCTCGACGATTTTGGTCGAAGTTAAGCATCTGGATGTTCCTCTTACGTCTCCGTCCACCGGATCTCCGGTCAATTCCATTCGCCTCCATCCGGATCGCCCTTACACGATCGGCCGCAGCACCAACGGATGCCACTTCGTCTTCGCCGATCGCCGCGTTGGTAAGCAGCATTGTCAGATTATATTTGATTCTCTCAATCGAAAACTGTATATTGTTGACGGCGCATTGATTTCGGGTCCTCAATTTAGACCGGAAGAGTGTTGTAGTGTAGTTAAGGCTTCTTTGAATGGGGTTTTTGTGAATGGGATTAGGGTTAGGGAAGACGTGGCGGTGGAGTTGTCAGATGGAGATCAGGTCTCACTTGCTTGTTCAACTGAAAATTCTTGCTGTAATCCGATTCGGATTGGGTTTGTTGTTGATGAGATTGTTTTTGAGGATCAACTTGTTCAAGATTTTAGTGACTCCCAAGGATCTGTCTCCGTATGTGCATCGGGATGTAAAAGGGTTTTTGCTTCCCGGGTAGACGGTTCTTCGTTTTCCCCCATTGCAAGAGCAAATTTTCTCTCGAGGGAGTGCAGGCGCATTTTGCTTAGCGATGATCCTATATCTTACATTCGAAAATGTGGCACATATTCTTTTAGCAATGGATCCATAACAAGTAATGTGATTGGATCTCCGGGTTTTGATGTTGATAGACTCCCTGTTAAGGggaaaaaatcatttttatgTCACAAGTCAGACAAAGATTGCAATATGGAAAGTAAAATGCAGTCAACTTCAGTCATGCATCACTGTAAAAGAGTACTGGTTTCAGGGCCAAACGATTTAGCTCATCTCCGTGTTCATGGTGACCCTTTACATCCGCAAGACAATGAAGTCCCAGTTCCATGCGATTCTTCTGAGATCGATGTTGCTGATCGGAGTCCGGAGGCTTCATCTTTCAATTTTATGAGTAGGGATTACCCTCACAGGTTTGATGGTGTTGTCAAGAACAAAAATTGGAGTAGCAATGTTGGTTCACCGCCTGGCAAGAGATTTTACCTGAATCGCCTTGCGTTTATGGGCCAGAACTCTTCAAGTCATCATTCCGTTATATCCTTGCCGGAGCTTCTTTATCCTGTCCAAAGTATTTCACAATTATTTATTGCAACATTCACGAGTGACATTTTGTG GTTTTTGTCATCCTGTGAGATTCCTAGCCATCTGCCAGTAACAGTTGCTTGTCATAATACTGAGAGATGTTGGAGTTCAAGCCCTGATAAAAGAACATCTTCACCTTATCCAAAATttcctaatttaattatagt GCATCCCCCGTTTCCCGAGGCCATAGCTTTCGGTAAAGACCGCGAAAGACATGGCATTGCTTGCCATCATCCAAAATTATTGGTTCTTAAAAGGGATGATAGTATTCGTGTCATCATTACCTCTGCAAATTTAGTGGCAACACAG TGGAATGAAGTGACCAATACCATCTGGTGGCAAGATTTCCCTCATAGAAGTGCACCTGATTTTTCATCCCTTTTTACTCAATTTCACAATGGGGAAACAAATCAAGACACAAAAACTGATTTTGCTTCTCAACTGGCTGGTTTTATGGCATCTCTATTAACTGATGTACCTAGTCAGGCCCAGTGGATTGCCGAGTTAGCAAAATATGATTTTGGAGGGGCAACAGGACACTTGATTGCTTCTGTTCCCGGAGTTCATTCTTATAAGACTCCCTATATATTGGAATCCAGGCACTTCGGACGT GCTGATCATGGTGCACCAGGGTCATTTGGTGCGAAATTCCTTGGATCAGTTGAAGCATCTGTGGTTGGTCTAAGCTACCTCTTTCACAATGCAAAAGACTCAAATGGTGCAAAGCTTAAGAAGCTGGCTTCATTCCTCAGGAAATCATGTgaaaaagccaaagctttATCAATTGTTTTAACAAGAAACAGAAATGTACCTGCAGATGCAAATGCAGTGAACATTCTTGTTCCTGACTCCAATAATTTCTATGAGGGAG TAGATTGTGTTCAACTTGGCTTCTTGCCTAGAAATGTTGCAAAATGGGTCTCTCCACTTTGGGATATTGGATTATTCAGCTTCTCTGGGTATGTCTGTCCTAAAGAAGCCCTTGCTGCAGCTTTAGGAGGAAACAACAAGAAAGTACAACTGATACTGCATGTGTCGCAG GGACCTAAGTTTGAGGATATATCAAAGATCATGCAATCTCAGCATGTTATTGCATTGAGCTCTCTGATTGCTGCAATTCAAAGGTGTACAGGCCTCTGGCGACTACAGGAG aTTTTAGGTCAATATAAATGGCCTGAATCACTTGACTCTGATTTTGTTTATG gCGCATCTTCTATTGGGTCAATCAATGCAAAATTTGTAGCTGCATTTTCAGCAGCTGCAGGAAAAAGATCCTCGGAATTCGAGTCTGAAGAGTCTGATCCAGAG TGGGGCTGTTGGAGTGCTAGTCAAGAATCAAAAAGTCCGTCCATTAGAATACTTTTTCCAACCATTGATAGAGTGAAGAATGCATGTAATGGAATCTTTCCTTCAAAACGCATTCTTTGCTTCTCCGAG AAAACATGGCAAAGGCTCAGGACTTTAGACATACTTCATGATGCAATTCCTTATCCCTATGATAGAGTAGGACATCCAATGCACATCAAG GTGGCACGGAGACGCTTCCACTCAAGGACAGATGCATCTTCGTTTGGCTGGGTTTATTGCGGTTCACACAATTTCAGTGCAGCTGCCTGGGGACGACCAATTAATAGTCCATTTGGTTTAAACATGAATGGACTGGGGAATGCCAACTCTTCTTTGGGTCAAATGCTTCATATTTGCAACTATGAACTTGGGATAATTTTCACCTTTCCCCAAACAGAGACAGATGGTagtgcccaaaaaaaaagcacaaacTTGGATGATATTGTTTTGCCATATGTTGTGCCTGCTCCAAAATATGGGCCAGGAGACAGGCCAGCAACAAGGAAGGCTATGAGGGAGGCATTAGCTGAACTTACtgagcaagagagagaaagactTATAGAAGCAGCTACAACCGAGGAAATTATGGAAGAGAATCCAGAGCCAGACGAAGATGAAGTAGTTGAGGCGACTGATTACGTTgcagaagagaaggaagaggagAAGGCTTATGCTGAGAAACTTTGGAGCCAAGTAGACTCATCCCAGAGCTGTTGA